A genomic region of Bactrocera dorsalis isolate Fly_Bdor chromosome 3, ASM2337382v1, whole genome shotgun sequence contains the following coding sequences:
- the LOC105226685 gene encoding cilia- and flagella-associated protein 161 — MTSMIPTARYRPVVRIGNWFEDICLEQEKVQAFKSLRDRGQLLVEKTRRLFDNFHKAIELEAPKENVYFGAIVQLMPMKMNICEEHVKAQPALSVIINERVVRHSQNINEECEITIAPSVTPCVRNSFRIVSGDEKDRTNEVIKYGQQFRLECVESQDDMLLLYSAPKSADLKSMIYTTFDSRKWGEINLPLGLCRKSNCGPGKEIPSAYTKWFCTHIEPKKRFESHGAPVPSNTALVITHVPTNKNLAAENVVVQTLFGPEFLVSVQNYKDIYNRERWQNIWMICNGQSEGKR, encoded by the exons atgacaTCGATGATACCGACCGCACGTTATCGGCCCGTGGTGCGCATTGGCAATTGGTTTGAGGACATTTGTTTGGAGCAG GAAAAAGTACAAGCCTTCAAGAGCCTACGTGACCGCGGTCAATTGTTGGTGGAGAAGACACGTCGACTCTTCGACAACTTTCACAAAGCCATCGAATTGGAGGCGCCCAAAGAGAATGTCTACTTCGGCGCCATCGTACAGTTAATGCCGATGAAAATGAATATCTGCGAAGAGCATGTCAAGGCACAGCCCGCACTCTCAGTCATTATCAATGAGCGCGTTGTGCGGCATAGTCAGAATATCAATGAAGAGTGTGAGATAACCATCGCGCCGTCGGTAACACCCTGTGTGCGCAATTCGTTTCGTATAGTCAGTGGCGATGAGAAGGATCGCACCAATGAGGTGATCAAGTATGGACAACAATTTCGCTTGGAATGTGTGGAGAGTCAAGATGATATGCTGCTGCTGTATAGTGCACCGAAATCGGCGGATTTGAAGAGCATGATTTATACCACATTTGATTCGAGAAAGTGGGGCGAAATCAATCTGCCACTGGGGTTATGTAGAAAAAGT AACTGTGGTCCTGGCAAGGAGATACCCTCGGCATATACAAAATGGTTTTGCACTCATATTGAGCCGAAGAAGCGTTTCGAGAGTCATGGTGCGCCAGTGCCG AGCAACACCGCTTTGGTTATCACACATGTCCCAACTAATAAGAATCTTGCGGCGGAGAACGTAGTCGTGCAAACACTTTTTGGGCCG GAATTCCTCGTATCAGTGCAGAACTATAAAGACATCTACAATCGCGAACGTTGGCAAAATATTTGGATGATTTGCAATGGGCAAAGTGAGGGTAAACGTTAA
- the LOC105226711 gene encoding putative polypeptide N-acetylgalactosaminyltransferase 9, with protein MMRLIPKLISIRHPLTVVKLIVLVTIYMLLIYYKRLREMAVHAPDFAETPNMNEEPGGESTEFLETGFRLRHSNAVLDKTVIAVDTTPQIFKASSAQSPSTIGNNAPGELGKPVHLPANMTENMKKAVDEGWQNNIFNQYVSDMISVQRTLPDLRHDWCKQPDRHLRDLPKTDVIICFHNEAWSTLLRTVHSVLNRSPEELIENIILVDDFSDMAHLKEPLDIYFKRYTKVHILRAPKRQGLIRARLFGARYATAPVLTFLDSHCECGEGWLEPLLDRIARNYTTVVYPNIAIIDDETFEYMTVDDTLIGGFDWDLAFTWIPTPKREFEYQFAQHIMEPVYSPTMPGGLFAISRVFFEHLGTYDTGLLIWGAENLELSFKTWMCGGSLEMIPCSYVGHIFRQTAPYNVAHNKHRNSVRLAEVWLDNYAKYFYYNIHFDKGDYGNVASQIALRKRLNCESFQWYLQNIYPELEIPQNPVSAGEIRNLGAGANKCLDVNGRAMSGLPVGLWPCHGKEGNQHWFMTYAGEVRHGNYCLDYGGNFVIIFLCHGKKGNQDWTYDTANRFLRHVISTFCLAVSTNGEDLLVDICDAENMHQKWLLEKFDEPR; from the exons ATGATGCGACTTATTCCAAAactcatcagcatacgccaccCACTAACAGTAGTCAAACTTATAGTGTTAGTGACTATATATATGCTTCTAATTTATTACAAACGGCTACGGGAAATGGCTGTACATGCGCCAGACTTTGCTGAAACGCCGAATATGAACGAGGAACCGGGTGGCGAGAGCACGGAGTTTCTTGAAACTGGCTTTCGGTTACGCCACAGTAATGCGGTTTTGGATAAGACAGTGATTGCAGTAGACACAA CTCCACAGATCTTTAAAGCATCGAGTGCTCAGTCTCCGTCCACAATTGGTAATAATGCACCTGGCGAGTTGGGTAAACCGGTTCATTTGCCCGCAAACATGacagagaatatgaagaaagCGGTGGATGAGGGTTGGCAGAATAATATATTCAATCAATATGTGTCCGATATGATTTCGGTGCAACGAACGTTGCCAGATCTGCGGCATGATTG GTGCAAACAACCCGATCGTCATTTGCGAGATCTTCCAAAGACCGACGTAATAATTTGTTTCCACAATGAGGCCTGGTCAACATTGTTACGAACGGTGCACTCAGTGCTGAACCGATCTCCAGAAGAGCTGATTGAAAACATTATCTTGGTTGATGATTTCTCAGATATGG CACATCTGAAAGAACCACTCGATATCTACTTTAAGAGGTACACAAAGGTGCACATACTACGCGCGCCAAAACGCCAAGGTCTCATAAGAGCGCGACTGTTCGGCGCACGCTATGCAACGGCGCCGGTTCTGACGTTTCTCGATTCGCATTGCGAGTGCGGCGAGG GTTGGCTGGAACCGCTACTGGATCGCATAGCGCGCAATTACACCACAGTCGTCTATCCAAATATTGCGATTATCGATGACGAGACATTCGAGTACATGACTGTAGATGATACGCTGATTGGCGGTTTCGATTGGGATTTGGCTTTCACATGGATTCCAACACCCAAGCGTGAATTCGAGT ATCAATTTGCACAGCATATCATGGAGCCGGTGTATTCGCCCACAATGCCTGGCGGTCTATTCGCAATCAGTCGGGTATTTTTCGAACATCTCGGCACTTATGACACCGGCTTGTTGATTTGGGGTGCTGAGAATTTGGaattatcatttaaaacttGGATGTGCGGTGGTAGTTTGGAGATGATACCCTGCTCTTACGTTGGACACATTTTTCGACAAACTGCTCCATATAAT GTGGCACATAACAAACATAGGAACTCTGTGCGCTTAGCTGAAGTTTGGTTGGATaactacgccaaatatttttattacaacatACATTTTGACAAGGGTGATTACGGGAATGTAGCTTCGCAAATCGCACTGAG aaaaaGGCTTAATTGCGAAAGCTTCCAATGgtatttgcaaaatatatatcCAGAACTTGAAATACCCCAAAACCCGGTTTCCGCTGGAGAG ATAAGAAATCTGGGCGCTGGCGCTAATAAATGTTTAGATGTAAATGGACGAGCAATGTCAGGACTACCAGTTGGACTATGGCCATGTCATGGTAAAGAAGGAAATCAG caCTGGTTTATGACTTATGCTGGCGAGGTACGTCACGGCAATTATTGCTTGGATTATGGCGGCAATTTTGTGATAATATTTCTCTGCCATGGGAAGAAAGGAAATCAG GATTGGACTTACGATACAGCAAATCGTTTCTTAAGACATGTTATCTCGACCTTTTGTTTGGCTGTATCAACGAATGGCGAAGATTTACTTGTGGATATATGTGACGCCGAAAATATGCATCAGAAATGGCTGTTGGAGAAATTTGATGAACCAAGGTAG
- the LOC105226684 gene encoding trypsin-1: MAVSQRYTWPHFPRGKQIKNKHLVQGQTTKLFLMLDPAIGEFDDYEYKSRNILCIAHSLPEFLDASLLKKIFQTLLSLNYKKMLLLLSLACLGAVVIEPAAASTRIIGGNFALLGQFPHQVSLQLRGRHHCGGSLISPTMIVTAAHCTIGQSPSQMRVIAGTVDLLTRNGKSFDIAKFIIHPQYNKQTQDYDLSLIQLSTPVTLDDNIGVIALADMEANHAADTVGTISGFGAVNGNLQLPNRLKYARVQLWSRDFCNPKNIPGITDRMVCAGHPSGQVSACQGDSGGPLTVDNKLFGVVSWGFGCGAAGKPAMYTYIGALRSWIKQNSGV, from the coding sequence aTGGCAGTTTCTCAGCGCTACACTTGGCCTCATTTTCCTCGaggtaagcaaataaaaaacaaacacttaGTTCAGGGACAGACAACAAAGCTGTTTCTAATGCTCGATCCAGCTATAGGCGAATTCGACGACTACGAGTATAAAAGTCGCAACATTCTTTGCATAGCACATAGTTTACCTGAGTTCTTGGACGCGagccttttgaaaaaaattttccaaactttattatctttaaattacaaaaaaatgttgctgcTACTCAGCTTGGCCTGCCTCGGCGCAGTCGTCATTGAACCTGCCGCCGCCAGTACGCGTATTATAGGCGGCAACTTTGCGCTGCTGGGCCAGTTCCCGCACCAGGTCTCATTACAACTGCGCGGACGTCATCACTGCGGTGGTTCACTCATATCGCCTACTATGATTGTCACTGCCGCCCATTGCACAATTGGACAGAGTCCGTCGCAAATGCGCGTCATCGCCGGTACGGTGGATTTGCTTACCCGCAATGGCAAGTCCTTTGATATTGCCAAGTTCATCATACATCCACAATATAATAAGCAGACACAAGACTACGATCTCTCGCTCATACAACTGAGCACGCCGGTGACGTTGGATGATAATATCGGTGTGATTGCATTGGCTGATATGGAGGCGAATCACGCGGCCGACACGGTTGGCACTATCAGCGGTTTTGGTGCTGTCAATGGTAATTTGCAGCTGCCCAATCGCTTGAAGTATGCCCGCGTGCAGTTGTGGAGTCGTGACTTCTGCAATCCGAAGAACATTCCCGGCATTACGGATCGTATGGTGTGTGCTGGCCATCCAAGTGGTCAAGTGAGCGCCTGCCAAGGCGACTCTGGCGGTCCATTGACAGTGGATAACAAACTCTTTGGCGTCGTGTCATGGGGTTTCGGTTGTGGCGCAGCTGGTAAACCGGCTATGTACACTTACATCGGTGCACTGCGCTCTTGGATCAAACAGAACTCTGGTGTTTAA